The Nocardia sp. NBC_00508 nucleotide sequence TCCTCGGCGCCGGAGCGGCCGATCCGCAATGTCCGCGCTATCCCGGCGATGAGGTCGGGACGCGCCGAGTATTCGGCGGGTTCCGACTGGTCGTCCGCCCTGAGCGGCGCCATGGGCACCGGCCGCGCCGCGCGACCGATGCGCTCGCCCGGCTCGTCCCCCGGGTACTCCTCGTCTCCGGATCGGCGCCCGCGCCGGGAAAAATTCCCACGCATGGGAGCCTCGGCCTGCTCAGCGCCGTCGTCCCACCCGCTACCTGCGCGGCGACGCGCGGTGTCGGCTTCCCGCTCCTGCGCCCTCAGCTTGATTTCGAACCACGCCGCCCCCAGTGCCGCCGCGACGAACGCCGCCGCGACGGCGACTTCCCCCCACACATCGCTGAGCACCGCACTCTTGCTGCGCTCGCACGCGTGCAGAAACACCAGGCTGCCCAGCACGAGCGCCGTGATCCGGGCAAGGCGGAACGCGGTCGGAGTCCCTGGTGAGGGGGCAGACATGGTGGTGCGCTCCCGAACGTTCCGCTGGCGAATCAGAGGGATCGTATGTGGCGGGACGGCGCGGCGTCAGTGCCAGTTCGAGACTGCTCGGCATCGGTGCGGCGATGCCGCCGTGGCGCGCGGAAGCTCGGCAGACCGCGTCGGGTCCTTCCTGCGCCGCGCCGGGATGCCCAGTGAACTGTCATGTTGGCGTCGCACCGGACGACCGAGGGCGGTAGACAGCGATACGGGCCGCCCCGGCAAACCCAGGGCACATCGCAATGCGCGGGATCCCCGGACGAGTCGATAACCTACAGAAGAGTGCCGAACCGCTCCTCGGCCGCGGGCCGTCGGGCCTGGGGAAGTCCCGGCACGCGACGGAATACCATGACATGTCGCCGAAGCGCTGCCGAGCACAGGCAGGCGGGTGGAATACGGAAAGGTCCTCGAATTTGCACTTGAAGAGCCTGACGTTGAAGGGCTTCAAGTCCTTCGCGTCCGCGACGACGCTGCGGTTGGAGCCCGGCATCACGTGCGTGGTGGGTCCGAACGGATCGGGTAAATCGAACGTCGTCGACGCGCTCAGCTGGGTCATGGGCGAGCAGGGTGCGAAGGCGCTGCGGGGCGGCAAGATGCAGGACGTGATCTTCGCCGGCACCGCTGGGCGCGCCCCGCTCGGCCGCGCCGAGGTCACGCTGACCATCGACAATTCCGACGGCGCGCTGCCGATCGACTACGCCGAGGTGTCCATCACCCGGCGGATGTTCCGCGACGGCGCGGGCGAGTACGAGATCAACGGCAACTCCTGCCGCCTGATGGACGTGCAGGAACTGCTCAGCGACTCCGGCATCGGCCGCGAGATGCACGTCATCGTGGGGCAGGGCCAGCTGTCGGCCATCCTGGAATCGCGCCCGGAGGACCGCCGCGCGTTCGTCGAAGAGGCCGCCGGTGTGCTCAAGCACCGCAAGCGCAAGGAAAAGGCGGTCCGCAAGCTCGAGGCGATGCAGGCCAACCTGGCCCGCCTCACCGACCTCACCACCGAGTTGCGCCGTCAGCTCAAACCGCTGGGCAGGCAGGCCGAGGTGGCGCGCAGGGCGCAGACCGTGCAGGCCGATCTGCGCGACTCCCGGCTGCGCCTGGCCGCGGACGACCTGGTCACCCGCCGTCGGGAACTGGAAAGCCAGCAGAGCAAAGAGGCCTACGCCCGCGAGCAGCAGATCACCGTGCAATCCGAGCTGGACGCCGCCAACGCGGCGCTGGCGGAGCAGGAATTCCAGCTGTCCCGGCTGACCCCGAGCGCCGAGGCGGCCGCCCAGATCTGGTTCCAGCTCTCCGCGCTGGCCGAGCGGGTCAACGCGACCATTCGGATCGCGGGTGATCGGGCGCGTCATCTGGACACCGCGGTCCCGGTCGGCACCGGTCGGGACCCCGAGCAGCTGGAGGCCGAGGCCGAGCGGGTGGAGGCCGAGGAGGCCGAGCTGCGCGAGGCGGTCGAGATCGCCGTCGAGATGCTGGAGGCGGCCAGGGATCAGCTGGCCGAACGCGAACATGCCGCCAAGGCCGCGGAGCAGGCGCATCTCGCCGCCGTGCGAGCGATCGCCGACCGGCGCGAGGGACTGGCCCGGTTGTCCGGCAAGGTCGACACCCTGCGCGCCAGGGCCCAGTCGGTGGACGCGGAGATCGCCAGGCTCTCGGCCGCCATCGCCGACGCCCGGCATCGCGGCGAGACCGCACAGGTCGAATTCGACACGGTGCAGGCCGAACTCGCCGAACTGGACGCGGGCGAGGTGGGCCTGGACGCCCAGCACGAGCACGCGGTGCAGGCACTGGAACTGGCCGATCAGCGCGTCACCGAGCTGCGCGAACAGGACCGCGACGCGAGCAAGCGGGTGGCGTCGCTCAGCGCGCGCATCGAAGCGCTCGGCATGAACCTGGCCCGCCGCGACGGTGTGGCCTGGTTGGTGGAGAACCGGGAACAAGGGCTGCTCGGCCCGCTCTCGGCGCTGTTGCGGGTGCACGCCGGCTACGAGGCGGCGGCGGCCGCCGCGCTGGGTCCGCTCGCCGACGCTATCGCCGCCGACACCGACGACTCCGCGCACGCCGCGATCAACGCGCTCAAGGACGCCGACGCTGGACGCGCCGCCGTCGTATTCGGCACCGAGGGGGCCGATCGGCCGCCGCACGGTGCACTGCCCGACGGCGCCCGATGGCTGATCGACGTGACGGACTGCCCCGACAGCGTGCGCGGAGCGATCGCCGCGCTGACCGCGGACATCGCCGTGGTCGACGATCTGCCCACCGCCAGGGCGGTCGTCGCGGCCCGGCCCGATGTCCGCGTGGTCACCCGCGACGGCGACCTCGCCGGGAACGGCTGGCTGCTGGGCGGTTCCGATCGCGCGCCGAGCCAGCTGGAGATCCAGGCCGATATCGACGCGGCCGAGGCCGGGCTGGTCGCGGCGCAGCGGCGCGCGGAGGAACTCGAGGCCGCGCTGTCCGGCGCGCTGGACGAGCAGGCCGACCGCAAGGATGCCGTCGATCACGCGCTGCTCGCCTTGCACGAATCCGACCAGGCGCTGGTGGCGATCTACGAGCGGCTCGGCAGGCTCGGCCAGACCGCCCGCACCGCGCACGCCGAGAGTGAGCGCCTGCTGGCCCAGCGCACCGACGCGGAGGTGAGCCGGGAAGAGGCGCTCGCCTCGCTCGCCGAACTGGAAGACCGCCTGCGGCACGCGGAACTCGAGCAGTCCGAGGTCGACGACGATGGCGCCGGTGAAGCGGGCACCGAATCCGCAGGACGCGTGCGGGAGGAGGCGGCGGCGGCCCTGGCCGAGGTACGGGCCATGGAAGTCGAGGCCAGGCTCGCCGTGCGCACTGCCGAGGAACGTGCGGAATCGGTGCGCGGGAAAGCGGATTCACTGCGCCGTGCCGCACGCGCGGAACGTGAGACCCGTGCCCGCGCCGAACGCGCCCAGGCCGCGCGTAAGAAGGCGGCCGAGGTGGCCGCCGCGGTCGCCGAGTCCGGGGCGAAGATCGCGGCCGAACTGGAAAAGGTGGTCGCCGAGGCGGGTACCCGGCGCGACGACCTGGTCCGCAGGCGTTCCGAATGCGCCGCGCAGGTCGAGCAGG carries:
- the smc gene encoding chromosome segregation protein SMC is translated as MHLKSLTLKGFKSFASATTLRLEPGITCVVGPNGSGKSNVVDALSWVMGEQGAKALRGGKMQDVIFAGTAGRAPLGRAEVTLTIDNSDGALPIDYAEVSITRRMFRDGAGEYEINGNSCRLMDVQELLSDSGIGREMHVIVGQGQLSAILESRPEDRRAFVEEAAGVLKHRKRKEKAVRKLEAMQANLARLTDLTTELRRQLKPLGRQAEVARRAQTVQADLRDSRLRLAADDLVTRRRELESQQSKEAYAREQQITVQSELDAANAALAEQEFQLSRLTPSAEAAAQIWFQLSALAERVNATIRIAGDRARHLDTAVPVGTGRDPEQLEAEAERVEAEEAELREAVEIAVEMLEAARDQLAEREHAAKAAEQAHLAAVRAIADRREGLARLSGKVDTLRARAQSVDAEIARLSAAIADARHRGETAQVEFDTVQAELAELDAGEVGLDAQHEHAVQALELADQRVTELREQDRDASKRVASLSARIEALGMNLARRDGVAWLVENREQGLLGPLSALLRVHAGYEAAAAAALGPLADAIAADTDDSAHAAINALKDADAGRAAVVFGTEGADRPPHGALPDGARWLIDVTDCPDSVRGAIAALTADIAVVDDLPTARAVVAARPDVRVVTRDGDLAGNGWLLGGSDRAPSQLEIQADIDAAEAGLVAAQRRAEELEAALSGALDEQADRKDAVDHALLALHESDQALVAIYERLGRLGQTARTAHAESERLLAQRTDAEVSREEALASLAELEDRLRHAELEQSEVDDDGAGEAGTESAGRVREEAAAALAEVRAMEVEARLAVRTAEERAESVRGKADSLRRAARAERETRARAERAQAARKKAAEVAAAVAESGAKIAAELEKVVAEAGTRRDDLVRRRSECAAQVEQVKERARALGTQLAQLTDAVHRDEVAKAQAALRIEQLEATIAEQFGIALDDLIAEYGPDVPLPPSALELHEYEQATERGEQVSPPAPMPFDRQTQERRAKRAEKDLATLGKVNPLALEEFAALEERYNFLATQLEDVKNARKDLLDVVAEVDARILEVFTEAYADVEREFVGVFAKLFPGGEGRLLLTDPSDMLTTGIEVEARPPGKKVKRLSLLSGGEKSLTAVALLVAIFRARPSPFYVMDEVEAALDDTNLRRLIGLFEQLREKSQLIVITHQKPTMEIADALYGVSMRGDGITQVISQRLRGENLAPVGAAS